The following is a genomic window from Nguyenibacter vanlangensis.
GAATGTCGGCGCCTTTGCCGTGATCGTCGCCATGCAGCGCAAGGGGCGCGGCCTGACCGCAATTTCCGACCTGTCCGGTCTGGGCCGGACGGACCCGGGCCTGGCGATGGCCATGGCGATCTTCATGCTCAGCATGGCCGGGCTGCCGCCGCTGGCCGGATTTTTCGGCAAGATGATGGTGTTCTATGCCGCGCTGAATGCCCATCTCCATGTCCTGGTGCTGGCCGGTGTGGTCAGCAGCGTGATCGGGGCCTATTATTATGTTCGCGTGGTCAAGGTGATGTTCTTCGAGGATGGCGCGCCGTCCTTCGACCGGCGACCGCTGTCGCTGTCCTTCCTGTCGGTGGGGACGGGGGTGGCGACGGTCTGCTTCCTGCTGGTATGGGGACCGGTTTCGAGTGCGGCGCAGGCGGCGGCCCTGGCCCTGTTCAGGTGATGGCGGCCGGCTTGCCCCGGCCGCCCGCGCCGTCCGGCGGGACGGCGTGGCGGCTGGAGATCCATGATTCATTGGATTCGACGTCGGATCTGTGCCTGGCGCGTGCCGCGCGGGGCGAGGCGGCGGGGCTGGCCGTGCTGGCCAGGCGGCAGACGCGGGGGCGTGGCAGCCGGGGACGCGAATGGCAGGATCCGGGCGGCAATCTGGCCTTTTCGGTCCTGTTGCGGCCGGAGGGCGTTGCGGCGTGGCCGGTCGGGTTGTGGCCCTTCATCGCCGGGCTGGCATTTCATGGGGCCATCGCACCCTGGATCCGCGATCCGGCGCTGCTGCGCCTGAAATGGCCGAACGACCTGCTGCTGGGTGGGCGCAAGATGGCCGGCATCCTGATCGAAAGCGGCGAGGGTCGGTCGGGGCGCTGGATGGTGATCGGTTTCGGCGCCAATCTGCGTGCCGCCCCGGTCGTGCCGGGGCGCGAGCTGGCCTGCGTGGCCGATTTCGGCCCCCCCCCCGCGCCCGAGGACGTGGCGCGCGCGATCTGCCGCGAATTGGATGCGTGGATGGCGGTCTGCGGCGGCGGAGGCTTTGAGCCGGTGCGCGCGGCATGGCTGGCGCGCGCGCATCCGGTGGGCACCGGGCTTGTGGTACGCGGGGAAAGCGGGCAGGTAGAAGGTTCGTTCGACGGCCTGGACGCGCAGGGGATGCTTCTGTTGCGCTGTGCCGGCGGGCAGAGACGGATTTCCACCGGCGAGATCCTGCTGCTGGAGCCCGGCGCCGCGGCGCCGGGGACAAGCGGGACACGGGACGGTGCGCGTCGGGCGGCGGACGGGGATTGAA
Proteins encoded in this region:
- a CDS encoding biotin--[acetyl-CoA-carboxylase] ligase, producing the protein MAAGLPRPPAPSGGTAWRLEIHDSLDSTSDLCLARAARGEAAGLAVLARRQTRGRGSRGREWQDPGGNLAFSVLLRPEGVAAWPVGLWPFIAGLAFHGAIAPWIRDPALLRLKWPNDLLLGGRKMAGILIESGEGRSGRWMVIGFGANLRAAPVVPGRELACVADFGPPPAPEDVARAICRELDAWMAVCGGGGFEPVRAAWLARAHPVGTGLVVRGESGQVEGSFDGLDAQGMLLLRCAGGQRRISTGEILLLEPGAAAPGTSGTRDGARRAADGD